One Candidatus Saccharibacteria bacterium RAAC3_TM7_1 genomic region harbors:
- a CDS encoding hypothetical protein (RAAC3_TM7_1_42) yields MQKVIIISCLVGSATIILITSGFFNSLLLFLLIGKLPGLTTTLTAETMQVVTAFSTVLFAFITLNRNRQHLASLAMQLDKLLRTVGSVVVSRQNRLRP; encoded by the coding sequence GTGCAAAAAGTTATCATCATCAGCTGTCTTGTCGGCTCGGCAACTATCATACTGATTACCTCAGGTTTTTTTAATAGTCTACTGCTCTTTCTACTCATCGGAAAACTACCTGGCCTTACTACGACACTAACTGCTGAAACGATGCAAGTAGTCACCGCTTTTAGTACAGTTCTCTTTGCTTTTATAACGCTAAACCGTAACCGTCAGCACCTCGCATCACTCGCTATGCAGCTGGATAAATTACTCCGAACTGTCGGTAGTGTCGTCGTCAGCCGGCAAAATCGCCTCCGCCCATAG
- a CDS encoding Exodeoxyribonuclease I (RAAC3_TM7_1_43) yields MQTFYFYDLETSGLSGRDDRIMQFAGIRTDRELNPIGEPHNVLVRLNDDTLPSPDAIMVTGITPQDTQRDGLTEAEFAKFLMSDVFTEESVTVGFNNVRFDDEFIRHLLWRNFHDPYEWAWSNGRSRWDILDVVRMTRALRPEGIEWPVDNDGQPTNRLELISKVNGIEHTKAHDALSDVEALIAVAKLIRDNQRKLFDYLFTMRDKKAVQKLVNLDEKQPFVYTSGRYETAYNKTTVAFPLTAAPNGNVVVYDLRHDPTPFIDLSVDELKKRLFATWEQRKADDFVPVPLKVLQYNRTPAVAPLGVLEEAGGWQKISLDIETVEAHKKILLSRPDFAEKLRSLYEKSRDYPPSPDVEAQLYDGFIDGSDKVRIEAVRNASPEQLADFQPNFSDERLSPLLLHYKARSFPGVLSEDEVKQWEAWRASRLQAQLPRFASSLQRLAAATTDDKKQFLLQELQLWAEAILPADDDTTDSSE; encoded by the coding sequence ATGCAAACATTCTATTTCTACGATCTAGAGACGAGCGGGCTGAGCGGACGTGACGACCGTATCATGCAATTTGCCGGCATTCGTACGGATAGAGAACTGAACCCTATCGGCGAGCCGCACAATGTACTGGTGAGACTAAATGACGACACCTTGCCGAGTCCAGATGCCATCATGGTGACGGGTATTACACCGCAAGATACGCAGCGCGATGGCCTGACAGAAGCCGAGTTTGCCAAGTTCTTGATGAGCGACGTATTTACTGAAGAGTCGGTGACGGTCGGGTTCAATAATGTCCGTTTTGACGATGAATTTATCCGCCATCTATTATGGCGTAATTTCCACGACCCGTACGAGTGGGCATGGTCAAACGGCCGATCACGTTGGGACATACTAGACGTGGTGCGTATGACGCGAGCACTTCGGCCGGAGGGCATCGAGTGGCCTGTCGATAACGACGGTCAGCCAACTAATCGCCTGGAATTGATCAGTAAGGTGAATGGCATCGAGCATACGAAAGCCCATGACGCTTTATCGGATGTTGAAGCGCTCATCGCGGTGGCAAAGCTGATCCGCGACAACCAGCGAAAACTCTTTGATTATCTTTTTACCATGCGCGACAAAAAGGCGGTGCAAAAGCTGGTCAACCTCGACGAAAAACAGCCGTTCGTCTATACCAGCGGCCGCTATGAGACCGCCTATAACAAAACGACAGTAGCTTTTCCGTTGACAGCGGCACCGAATGGTAATGTCGTCGTTTATGATCTGCGGCATGACCCGACGCCGTTCATTGATCTCTCGGTAGATGAGTTGAAGAAACGGCTTTTTGCAACATGGGAACAAAGGAAGGCAGATGACTTCGTGCCAGTGCCGCTTAAGGTATTGCAGTACAACCGCACTCCAGCAGTTGCTCCATTAGGAGTGCTCGAGGAGGCTGGAGGCTGGCAAAAGATTAGTCTTGATATTGAGACAGTTGAAGCGCACAAGAAAATTCTTCTCTCGCGGCCGGACTTTGCCGAAAAGTTGCGCAGCTTGTACGAAAAATCACGTGATTATCCGCCAAGTCCCGACGTTGAGGCGCAGCTTTATGATGGCTTTATTGATGGCTCCGACAAAGTACGTATCGAAGCCGTACGCAATGCTTCGCCTGAGCAGCTGGCTGACTTCCAGCCGAACTTTAGCGATGAACGGCTCAGTCCGCTGCTGCTTCACTACAAAGCACGCAGCTTTCCCGGTGTGCTCAGTGAAGATGAGGTCAAGCAGTGGGAAGCCTGGCGTGCCAGTCGCTTGCAGGCACAGCTACCGCGTTTTGCCTCGTCCTTGCAGCGATTGGCCGCGGCGACAACAGACGATAAAAAACAGTTTCTTCTACAAGAGCTGCAACTATGGGCGGAGGCGATTTTGCCGGCTGACGACGACACTACCGACAGTTCGGAGTAA
- a CDS encoding GTPase obg (RAAC3_TM7_1_44), with amino-acid sequence MFVDTAKVFIQAGKGGDGAVSFRHEIYIDKGGPDGGDGGRGGDVIFEATKNLNTLLDFRYKPELKAKPGKNGAKRNRRGRSGEGLIVKVPIGTVVKRDGRVIADLVEDFQQAVIAKGGDGGFGNAHFKSSVRQTPKIAELGEAGDTFEAELELKLLADVGLVGFPNAGKSTFLSVVSNARPEIADYPFTTLTPNLGVADIDEDSLLIADIPGLIEGASEGKGLGDAFLRHVERTSVLLHLIDAYSNDVAKDYQTIRQELERYSPELVKRPEIIALTKVEGLDEDLLTMQKDELKKVAKDQQIVAISSAAHIGITDLLRALNTLVKDARETIASEETEDAATPRITLSRVEHEKAWRVERKKDEDEQEYFEVTGTRIEKFARRTDFSGFQNVNRLRDIMKKMGIMHELTRQGAVGDSIIRIGKAEFTLIEQRED; translated from the coding sequence ATGTTTGTCGATACCGCGAAAGTATTTATTCAAGCAGGCAAGGGCGGCGATGGAGCCGTCAGTTTTCGTCATGAAATTTATATTGATAAAGGCGGTCCAGATGGTGGTGATGGTGGACGTGGCGGCGATGTCATTTTCGAAGCTACCAAGAACCTAAATACGCTACTCGACTTTCGTTATAAGCCGGAGTTGAAGGCTAAACCGGGTAAAAATGGAGCAAAACGAAACCGTCGTGGCAGATCGGGCGAGGGGTTGATCGTCAAAGTGCCGATCGGGACGGTGGTCAAGCGCGATGGTCGTGTCATTGCCGATCTGGTTGAAGACTTCCAGCAGGCGGTTATCGCCAAAGGTGGTGATGGCGGTTTTGGTAACGCCCACTTTAAGTCGTCGGTCAGGCAGACGCCAAAGATCGCCGAGCTCGGTGAAGCGGGTGACACTTTTGAGGCAGAATTGGAGCTAAAATTGCTCGCCGATGTTGGCTTGGTGGGTTTTCCAAACGCTGGTAAATCGACATTCTTAAGCGTAGTCAGTAACGCCCGGCCGGAAATCGCCGACTATCCTTTCACGACATTAACCCCTAACCTAGGTGTAGCTGATATCGATGAAGACAGTCTCCTGATTGCGGATATACCGGGGCTAATCGAAGGCGCCAGTGAAGGAAAAGGTCTCGGTGATGCCTTCCTTCGCCACGTTGAACGCACGTCGGTGCTTCTCCATCTAATCGACGCCTACTCGAATGACGTTGCTAAGGATTATCAGACAATTCGTCAGGAGCTGGAACGCTATAGCCCGGAACTCGTCAAGCGACCGGAGATTATTGCGCTCACGAAAGTTGAAGGACTCGACGAGGATTTACTCACGATGCAAAAGGACGAGCTGAAAAAAGTAGCCAAGGATCAACAGATTGTCGCAATTTCTTCAGCTGCTCATATCGGCATCACTGATCTTTTGCGAGCGCTGAATACGCTCGTCAAGGATGCTCGGGAGACTATTGCTTCCGAGGAAACGGAGGATGCTGCGACACCACGCATAACTCTATCGAGGGTCGAGCATGAAAAGGCCTGGCGCGTCGAGCGCAAGAAGGACGAAGATGAACAGGAATACTTTGAAGTCACCGGGACACGGATTGAGAAATTCGCTCGCCGAACCGATTTCAGCGGCTTTCAGAACGTCAATCGCCTACGTGACATTATGAAAAAGATGGGCATCATGCACGAACTCACCCGGCAGGGCGCTGTCGGCGACTCAATTATTCGTATTGGCAAAGCCGAATTTACACTTATTGAGCAAAGAGAAGATTAA
- a CDS encoding CHAP protein (RAAC3_TM7_1_45) — translation MDKVVATSVAADLAERTNLPVALNAANLSTSLTVKSELAQASSTTSAKPQIISADSSLSRIVQTYTVKRGDTVPSVAAQFGVTSDTIRWANGLPDSDALTAGQKLKILPTSGIMYTVKSGDTLQSIADKFATSSDRIKTYNNLEIIGVKTGGALIIPDGVKPAPAPTIAPLQTGDLGGSVLRRGIGGTTGNGYAFGNCTYYVYERRMQLGMPVGSNWGNANTWAINARAAGYRVDGTPSTGAVLVDTAGYFGHVAVVERVKRNGDIVITEMNNYAYGGFNIVDQRTISAGQASAYQYIH, via the coding sequence GTGGATAAGGTAGTGGCGACTAGTGTTGCCGCTGATTTAGCAGAACGAACTAATTTACCAGTGGCTCTTAATGCCGCTAACCTTTCTACGTCGCTCACCGTAAAGAGTGAGCTTGCGCAAGCTAGCTCGACGACGAGTGCTAAACCACAGATTATCAGTGCAGACAGTTCACTCAGTCGCATCGTTCAGACGTACACCGTCAAAAGAGGTGATACTGTCCCGTCGGTTGCTGCTCAATTCGGTGTTACCTCCGATACAATTCGCTGGGCGAATGGCCTACCTGATAGCGACGCACTGACCGCCGGACAGAAACTGAAGATATTGCCAACCAGCGGCATTATGTATACCGTCAAGAGCGGTGACACGCTGCAAAGCATCGCCGATAAGTTTGCCACCAGTTCTGACCGCATCAAGACATACAATAACCTAGAGATTATTGGTGTAAAAACGGGTGGCGCACTAATTATTCCCGATGGTGTCAAACCGGCTCCGGCACCAACTATCGCACCACTTCAGACCGGTGATTTAGGTGGTAGCGTCCTCCGCAGGGGTATCGGCGGAACCACCGGCAATGGTTACGCGTTTGGTAACTGTACTTACTATGTCTATGAGCGTCGTATGCAACTTGGCATGCCGGTCGGTAGCAACTGGGGCAACGCTAATACCTGGGCAATCAATGCACGCGCTGCTGGGTACCGAGTAGACGGGACACCGTCAACAGGGGCGGTCTTGGTTGATACAGCCGGCTACTTTGGCCATGTCGCCGTCGTTGAGCGCGTCAAACGTAACGGCGATATTGTGATCACCGAGATGAATAATTACGCCTATGGTGGGTTTAATATCGTTGACCAGCGCACAATCTCGGCTGGTCAGGCCAGTGCTTACCAGTATATTCACTAG
- a CDS encoding Aminodeoxychorismate lyase (RAAC3_TM7_1_46) — protein sequence MMNDITPPTKPQSSQQPASQPLPVPVLPAPSPAPARRSKLKYMAIGLVALLVLAIVTVGAIWLWYASQLQAVSPGSDQKIAVTVKAGTGPAGIAALLKDKQLIRSEAAFNWYVRLHQVADKLQAGPYRLSKGDDVPKLVRQLTSGDVDTFSVTFLPGDTLEGHEKALKKAGFSEAAIAAAFAKTYDLPLFADKPASANLEGYIYGETYEFPANASAQDVLIRSFEEFSAIVKKDDLATLYKKQGLTLYEGITLASIIQREVTSPADQQQVAQVFYLRLKKDMPLGSDVTYQYIADKTGQARSPNLDSPYNTRKYPGLPPGPIASPGASALYAVAHPAKGEYLYFLSGDDGKTYFAHTNTEHEANIEHHCQEKCKIL from the coding sequence ATGATGAATGATATTACGCCGCCCACGAAGCCGCAGTCGTCGCAGCAGCCAGCTAGTCAGCCGCTTCCGGTACCCGTATTGCCAGCTCCGTCTCCTGCGCCAGCGAGACGCTCGAAGCTAAAGTATATGGCTATCGGCTTGGTGGCACTCCTCGTGCTGGCGATTGTGACTGTTGGAGCGATATGGCTATGGTATGCGAGTCAGTTACAGGCGGTTTCGCCCGGCAGCGATCAAAAAATAGCGGTGACGGTTAAGGCGGGCACCGGCCCTGCTGGTATCGCTGCGCTTCTCAAGGATAAGCAGTTGATTCGCAGTGAGGCAGCCTTCAACTGGTATGTTCGCCTGCACCAAGTGGCAGATAAGCTCCAGGCGGGACCATATCGCCTGAGCAAGGGCGACGATGTACCAAAGCTCGTCCGCCAACTGACCTCTGGTGATGTCGATACGTTTTCGGTGACGTTTCTGCCTGGTGATACGCTTGAGGGGCACGAAAAAGCACTCAAAAAAGCCGGCTTTAGCGAAGCGGCTATCGCAGCAGCTTTTGCTAAGACATACGATCTGCCACTATTTGCCGACAAACCGGCATCGGCCAATCTAGAGGGATATATCTATGGTGAGACGTATGAATTTCCGGCTAATGCCAGCGCTCAGGACGTGCTTATACGATCTTTTGAAGAGTTTAGTGCAATCGTCAAAAAAGACGATCTAGCTACACTCTATAAAAAGCAAGGCTTGACACTATATGAAGGAATTACCCTTGCGTCTATTATCCAACGGGAGGTTACTTCGCCTGCCGACCAACAGCAGGTGGCGCAGGTTTTCTACTTACGGCTAAAGAAGGACATGCCGCTTGGCTCGGACGTTACCTATCAATACATCGCCGATAAGACCGGTCAGGCACGTAGCCCCAACCTTGACTCCCCCTATAATACGCGAAAATACCCTGGTCTACCGCCCGGGCCAATCGCTTCGCCGGGTGCTTCGGCACTCTACGCGGTCGCACATCCGGCAAAAGGGGAATACCTCTATTTTCTCAGTGGTGACGACGGTAAAACCTACTTTGCCCACACCAATACCGAACATGAGGCAAATATCGAGCACCACTGTCAGGAGAAGTGTAAAATTTTGTAA
- a CDS encoding Holliday junction resolvase YqgF (RAAC3_TM7_1_47), translated as MTHTKAYLGLDVGTVRIGVALADDIVRIAIPYGTLDVDGNELREIARLVIDNNISHIVVGYPRNQAGEPTAQSRLVEAFSENLKDMAPHLEFQDESLTSVLAEDRLKKRGGAYTKGDIDAEAATIILQDYLEQRV; from the coding sequence ATGACACACACTAAAGCGTATTTAGGACTCGATGTAGGAACAGTACGGATCGGTGTTGCATTGGCTGACGACATTGTGCGTATTGCCATTCCCTACGGTACGCTCGATGTTGACGGCAATGAACTAAGAGAAATTGCCCGTCTAGTCATCGATAATAACATTAGCCATATTGTTGTTGGCTATCCACGCAATCAAGCGGGCGAGCCGACGGCGCAGAGCCGCCTGGTGGAAGCGTTTAGTGAAAATCTTAAAGATATGGCACCACATCTTGAGTTCCAAGACGAATCGCTGACTAGTGTACTAGCGGAAGATCGGCTAAAAAAACGCGGCGGTGCCTATACAAAAGGTGATATTGACGCCGAGGCGGCGACCATTATCTTGCAGGACTATCTGGAGCAGCGCGTATGA
- a CDS encoding hypothetical protein (RAAC3_TM7_1_48) — MHKEVIYIDVEDDITAIIGKVKATKEKVVALVPPKRVGVLQSAVNLRLLERAAKQADKRLVLITNNSALMSLAASTNLPVAKNLQSKPEVPEVTALEVDDEDDIIDGSSLPIGEHAKQSSKEASAEAVAVAPSLATIDLSEPLSSTASPVKKPKVKSGVKVPNFNSFRKKLILGIAGLALLIVFFVWAIVFAPHATVIVSAKTTDSSVNEAVKAGTGLTTDSTKGTLKAIKVSEAEEKSVDFIPTGKKNIGNTATGTVNFTNNSLSQQTVSSGTKLTSESGLVFVTTESVTVPAASFPCGNITCPSSGQGSGGVKAAEAGAKYNSETGSLSGAPSDVNASFDGPTAGGTDNIVKVVTAADVQTAKEQLVKNTTDSMKGQLKNKFDSDVKVLDDSFRKDYSDVKSSPAVGADASAGSATLTSTVTYSLFGVNKKELDGYLNAYLKNHLKDSPDQRIYENGASAANFQDVKGTKTGADLTLIATAKLGPKLDETAIKAQSKGKQFGDIQSALQDIQGIENVDVKFFPFWLNTVPDDVKKITVEFKVNDTH, encoded by the coding sequence ATGCATAAAGAGGTAATCTACATTGATGTCGAAGACGACATCACCGCCATCATCGGCAAGGTCAAGGCAACCAAAGAGAAAGTTGTCGCCCTGGTGCCGCCCAAGCGCGTCGGCGTGTTGCAGAGTGCGGTTAACCTACGTCTCCTAGAACGGGCAGCCAAGCAAGCCGACAAACGTTTAGTATTGATCACCAACAACAGCGCCCTGATGAGCCTGGCAGCTTCTACTAATCTACCGGTAGCAAAGAACCTCCAATCCAAGCCAGAGGTACCAGAAGTAACTGCCCTGGAAGTTGACGATGAGGACGATATTATCGATGGTAGCTCATTACCGATAGGTGAGCACGCCAAACAGTCATCCAAAGAAGCCTCGGCTGAAGCGGTGGCCGTCGCGCCGTCGCTGGCGACGATCGATCTTTCGGAGCCGCTTTCGTCGACCGCCAGTCCCGTCAAGAAACCTAAAGTCAAATCGGGCGTGAAAGTACCCAACTTCAATAGCTTCCGGAAAAAACTCATTCTCGGTATCGCTGGTCTCGCCCTCCTGATTGTATTTTTTGTTTGGGCGATCGTCTTTGCGCCACACGCCACGGTCATCGTATCGGCCAAGACGACCGATTCTTCGGTCAATGAAGCCGTGAAGGCCGGGACGGGTTTGACAACAGACAGCACCAAGGGAACCCTCAAGGCTATCAAGGTCTCGGAAGCGGAGGAGAAATCAGTCGACTTTATCCCGACCGGTAAAAAAAATATTGGCAACACCGCCACCGGGACGGTGAACTTTACAAATAATAGTTTGAGTCAGCAGACTGTCAGCAGCGGTACGAAACTAACCTCGGAAAGCGGTCTGGTATTCGTGACGACCGAGTCAGTCACGGTTCCCGCCGCCTCATTTCCCTGCGGTAATATTACCTGCCCATCGTCTGGTCAGGGTTCTGGTGGGGTAAAGGCTGCCGAAGCGGGAGCAAAATATAACAGTGAGACCGGTAGCTTGAGTGGAGCACCGAGCGATGTTAATGCCAGCTTCGACGGGCCGACCGCTGGTGGTACGGACAATATCGTTAAAGTCGTTACCGCCGCTGATGTTCAGACGGCGAAAGAACAACTGGTAAAAAACACTACCGACAGTATGAAGGGGCAGCTGAAGAATAAATTTGATAGCGACGTGAAAGTGCTTGATGACAGCTTCAGGAAGGACTATAGCGACGTCAAGAGCTCACCGGCTGTTGGTGCCGATGCGAGCGCCGGGTCGGCCACCTTAACCAGTACAGTGACCTACAGCCTATTTGGTGTCAATAAAAAAGAGTTGGACGGCTACCTCAATGCCTACCTCAAGAATCATCTAAAAGATAGTCCGGATCAGCGCATCTACGAGAATGGAGCAAGCGCTGCCAACTTCCAGGATGTAAAAGGTACAAAAACAGGGGCGGACTTAACGCTGATAGCAACCGCAAAACTAGGCCCGAAGCTCGATGAAACGGCGATCAAAGCGCAATCAAAAGGTAAACAGTTCGGTGATATTCAAAGCGCTCTCCAGGATATTCAGGGCATCGAAAATGTTGATGTGAAATTCTTTCCTTTCTGGCTCAATACCGTGCCAGATGACGTGAAGAAAATAACCGTAGAATTCAAGGTCAATGACACACACTAA
- a CDS encoding cell division protein septum formation (RAAC3_TM7_1_49), with translation MEALMVLEKLRQLRQARQESEDKQHIVALDIGTEFVKALIARIEGDQLKIVGVGRKRQNISDMHSGAIADIAGVVQNCEEALTEAEDQAGLQAKRVVIGIAGELVKGLTNTIRYRRPQPDRPLDVSEMEFIIEKVQERAQAKAQKQIALETGNEEVEIKLVNSALVSIHIDGYKVSNPIGFQGKDVAVQIYTAFAPMVHIGALERVADELALELVAVAAEPFAVSRSVLGNDASSTFTAILADVGGGTTDIAVVNDGGVEGTRMFGIGGRSFTRTIASEMDLTYNDAEKLKVHLDHEQIKAAVKHQAEAAIDKTLDVWLSGVELALGEFESVDHLPNRILLCGGGASLKKLVEALSEREWYKELPFTKRPTVHHISPHEVLGIDDTTGKATDHTFITAMGLLRVGYDTIMGSDDADSVKEKLNRILRI, from the coding sequence ATGGAAGCACTTATGGTTTTAGAAAAATTACGTCAGTTACGCCAGGCTCGCCAAGAGTCGGAAGACAAACAACATATCGTCGCGCTCGACATCGGAACAGAATTCGTCAAAGCTCTGATCGCTCGCATTGAGGGTGACCAGCTAAAAATCGTCGGCGTCGGCCGCAAACGCCAAAATATTAGTGACATGCACTCTGGTGCCATCGCTGATATTGCTGGTGTTGTTCAGAACTGCGAAGAAGCCTTAACCGAAGCGGAGGATCAAGCTGGTTTGCAGGCCAAGCGTGTGGTGATTGGTATCGCTGGTGAGTTGGTCAAAGGTTTGACGAATACGATTCGCTATCGTCGTCCACAACCCGACCGGCCACTCGACGTCAGCGAAATGGAATTTATCATCGAGAAAGTCCAGGAGCGCGCCCAGGCCAAAGCGCAGAAGCAAATTGCACTTGAAACCGGCAACGAAGAAGTTGAGATCAAGCTTGTCAACTCGGCACTCGTCAGTATTCATATTGATGGCTATAAGGTCTCAAACCCGATCGGTTTTCAAGGAAAAGATGTGGCCGTACAGATCTATACGGCTTTTGCGCCAATGGTACACATCGGTGCATTGGAGCGCGTCGCCGACGAGCTAGCGCTCGAACTTGTTGCTGTCGCTGCGGAGCCATTTGCCGTTTCCAGAAGTGTGCTTGGTAACGATGCCAGTAGTACGTTTACGGCTATCTTAGCTGATGTTGGTGGCGGTACGACGGATATTGCTGTCGTCAATGATGGTGGCGTTGAAGGTACGCGCATGTTCGGTATCGGCGGTCGCAGTTTTACGCGCACCATTGCCAGTGAAATGGATCTGACATACAACGATGCCGAGAAACTAAAAGTCCACCTTGACCACGAACAAATCAAGGCTGCGGTCAAACATCAGGCGGAAGCAGCGATCGACAAGACGCTCGATGTCTGGCTGTCTGGCGTCGAACTGGCACTCGGTGAGTTTGAGTCGGTCGACCATCTGCCAAACCGTATTCTACTCTGTGGTGGTGGCGCCAGCTTGAAAAAACTAGTGGAGGCATTGTCGGAACGCGAGTGGTATAAAGAATTACCATTTACGAAGCGGCCAACCGTCCATCACATCTCGCCTCACGAAGTTTTGGGTATTGACGATACGACAGGTAAAGCCACCGACCACACCTTTATCACCGCCATGGGGTTGCTCCGGGTAGGCTATGATACAATTATGGGGAGTGACGACGCTGATAGCGTGAAAGAAAAATTAAACCGGATCTTACGAATTTAG
- a CDS encoding hypothetical protein (RAAC3_TM7_1_50), producing MSHDFDAPASSRETDLLRLELGDDVRQFLDTVEQNGFDRDEATYTFTDQDFLAHTWLPIDLASLVATNNTAMKRIDVSYSNEPGQARPGTAVVLYLENGERITLTKQAGDPAKSDFGFDYTDAEDTLEPITRSDVMRLITSLLSPDMSQERATMSYILAEKKDENDLDPTHPYLALLITQLLPQRADTWKREESVELPIEDDRDSLKVVKMTGTEQSVAKVSFIQEGSEISPESYFEATATQDIDSPEAYVSFERAWSMDQAPEFGDAEQQVHVYDFMRTVVRLAEKAIGTSSPLSSYEMEAARILRKEAREEKADEEDLD from the coding sequence ATGTCTCATGATTTTGATGCACCGGCTTCCTCGCGCGAAACAGATCTTTTGCGTCTAGAGCTTGGTGATGACGTCAGACAATTTCTCGATACCGTTGAGCAAAACGGCTTCGACAGAGATGAAGCGACCTACACCTTTACTGACCAGGACTTTTTGGCACATACCTGGCTACCTATCGACCTTGCCAGCCTAGTGGCGACAAATAACACGGCTATGAAACGGATTGATGTCAGTTATAGCAACGAGCCAGGTCAAGCACGACCGGGTACAGCCGTGGTACTCTACCTAGAAAACGGCGAACGGATCACCCTCACCAAACAAGCTGGTGATCCAGCGAAAAGCGATTTTGGGTTTGACTACACCGACGCCGAAGACACGCTCGAGCCGATCACACGAAGTGACGTCATGCGGCTTATTACCTCCCTGCTATCCCCTGACATGTCCCAGGAACGAGCCACTATGTCGTACATTCTTGCTGAAAAGAAAGATGAAAACGACCTCGACCCCACCCACCCCTACTTGGCTCTCCTTATCACGCAACTTCTGCCCCAGCGAGCCGATACCTGGAAACGAGAAGAAAGCGTTGAACTACCAATTGAAGACGACCGAGACTCTCTAAAAGTCGTAAAAATGACCGGAACCGAACAGAGTGTAGCAAAAGTAAGCTTTATTCAGGAAGGATCAGAAATATCACCTGAGAGCTATTTTGAAGCAACCGCTACCCAGGATATCGATAGCCCCGAAGCGTACGTCAGTTTTGAACGAGCGTGGTCGATGGATCAAGCGCCCGAATTCGGCGATGCCGAACAGCAAGTGCATGTCTACGACTTCATGAGGACGGTCGTCAGATTGGCTGAAAAAGCTATCGGTACCTCCTCCCCCCTCTCTTCCTACGAGATGGAAGCCGCTCGAATCTTGCGAAAAGAAGCTCGAGAAGAAAAAGCTGACGAAGAAGATTTAGACTAA